One window of Camelina sativa cultivar DH55 chromosome 4, Cs, whole genome shotgun sequence genomic DNA carries:
- the LOC109132659 gene encoding uncharacterized protein LOC109132659, producing the protein MFDRNGLGPHIHLSGPKSYRKRSWEERSVWVKFFSKHIQSRMVLMLMARQRKSIKLISGSCKRRWLSSRQIQLFQMVLHTVGSSPAMNVLPSFLSALRRIHVELLMVLEASNILLAREGQSINRSLSYIARTTEGSPTPD; encoded by the exons ATGTTtgaccgtaatggtctcggtCCTCACATCCACTTATCAGGCCCTAAGTCATATAG GAAGAGGAGTTGGGAAGAGAGGTCAGTATGGGTgaagtttttttctaaacacATACAAAGCCGGATGGTTCTTATGTTGATGGCAAGGCAGAGAAAATCCATCAAGCTTATCAGCGGAAGTTGCAAGAGAAGATGGCTGAGCTCGAGGCAGATTCAACTGTTTCAGATGGTACTTCACACCGTCGGGAGCTCACCAGCGATGAATGTACTGCCATCTTTCTTGAG tgcactgagaaggattcacgTGGAACTCCTTATGGTGTTGGAAGCCTCAAATATACTCTTGGCAAGGGAAGGGCAATCAATAAACCGAAGCCTTTCTTACATTGCAAGAACAACTGAAGGAAGCCCAACGCCAGATTGA